The Bubalus kerabau isolate K-KA32 ecotype Philippines breed swamp buffalo chromosome 10, PCC_UOA_SB_1v2, whole genome shotgun sequence sequence AATGACATTTTATTACACATAACAGCACAAACGGGACAAGAGTCAAATCCTTTCATTTATAAGCACTCAACCAAAACAACTTTTTCTCAGTATGAGAAATGGCATCTCATGTGGTGAAAAGTTGGGGTCCAGGTTACGGCACAATGCCTAGTAAATGTCACTGTGTCTCAGGGAAGAAATGTCAGAGGGCGAAGTCATTTGAGCAGCTTTTCCTGGGGATAGGGAGGTCATCTTGGGTCCACCAGAAAAGTCAGGAATCTCTCATGCCCACAAGGCAATGACAGCCATAAAAGCAAAACCAGCAGCTACACAGCTCCACTTGGCCAGAGGGGCTTCAGGACTTGCAAGTTCCCGGGGCAGAATTTCCAGGAAGGTGACATACAGGAAGGTACCAGCTGCCATGCCTTCTAACACAGACTGTGCCAAACCTTGCCCAGCTTTAGAGTCTCCTTGAGGCACGGCCAGCCCTATGGCTAGGCCCAGGGGGGACATGAGAGCTAAAGACAGGATGGAGAGCACGGCCCAAAGTGATTTAGTGCCTACCTGCACCAGCCGCAGTCCTACGCCAAACACCACGATCCCCTTGTGAGCCAGGACAGCAAGACAGAGCTGCACAGTAGATGCGACTGTGAGCTGCAGCCCCACAGCTAGACCTTCAAACACAGAGTGAAAGGAGAGCGAGAGCAAAAGGATGAGTGCTCGAAAGGGACCCCGTGAGGGTGAGGGTAGAGGTCCATGGCTGTGAGGTGCAAGCTCATGAGCTGTACCCAATTCCTGCTCCTGCACTTTGGGTGTTTCAGCAGTCCCAGGACAGCACTGCAATGCCAGCGACTCCAAAAGGAAGACAAGGAAGAAGCCCAGGGAGATGATGAGCTCTCCGTAGGGATACTCCATCTGGTAGGAACAGAAAGAGGTGTTGTGAGATGGCAAAGTGtgctgtgcttgtgctcagtcatatccaactgtttgcgatcctctggactgtagcccgtcaggttccatgggattttccaggcaaagtactggagtgggttgccatttccttctccaggggttctttcccacccagggatcgaattcgagTCTCCTGCGTTGAtggtggtttctttactgctaagccctGGGGGAAGTAAGGAAGGGAAGAAATTGCACAGGATTGGGACTGggctgacagagaaggcaatggcaacccactccagcactcttgcctggaaaatcccatggacagaggagcctggtaggctgcagtctatggggtcacgaagagtcagacacgactgagcgacttcactttctctttttactttcatgcattggagaaggaaatggcaacccactccagtgttcttgcctggagaatcccagggatgggggagcctggtgggctgccgtctatggagtcgcacagagtcggacacgactgaagcgacttagcagcagtagcagcagcagggactggGCTGAAGAGAATTGGAAGTGTGGTAACAGAACATAAAAAGGGGAATGAAGCCAAGAGGAGACATGGATGTTTGACCGCAAGAAAACCTGAGGAAATAAGGGAAAGAATATAAATAGGGTTAGAAATACAGGGAAATGATATGAAGCATATATCAAAGGGTCCAGAGAAAGAATGGAAGGTTAAACAAGAGTTCTCTCTGGGTTTCATAAGCCCAGAAGGATTGAGTGGCTCCACCTTTCCTTGCCAACAACAATGTTAgagctgaaggcaggaggaattcTTAGAATTCCACACACAAATCCTCTCAAAAAGGTCTGGGCATGAAAGCAATCTTTGGTTCTCCTTACTGTCCAGGTAAGGGCTGGTGGGAGACACTTACATAAGCTGAATCAGCATCATCATCAGAATGCCCCTCACTCTTTGTCCTGTTCTA is a genomic window containing:
- the SLC39A2 gene encoding zinc transporter ZIP2 isoform X1; this encodes MEPLLGAKIGCLFALLVLTLVCGLIPICFKWFQTTTATGCHRRVLSFLGCTSAGVFLGAGFMHMTAEALEGIKSEIQNLVIQNRTKSEGHSDDDADSAYMEYPYGELIISLGFFLVFLLESLALQCCPGTAETPKVQEQELGTAHELAPHSHGPLPSPSRGPFRALILLLSLSFHSVFEGLAVGLQLTVASTVQLCLAVLAHKGIVVFGVGLRLVQVGTKSLWAVLSILSLALMSPLGLAIGLAVPQGDSKAGQGLAQSVLEGMAAGTFLYVTFLEILPRELASPEAPLAKWSCVAAGFAFMAVIALWA